In Terriglobia bacterium, a genomic segment contains:
- the rplJ gene encoding 50S ribosomal protein L10, whose protein sequence is MKKRSEKQQDLDKLKTELAKVSTVILTTFQGITVEDDTRLRRAVQAAGGRYKVVKNTLAERAGVGTSAEPLLKDLKGTHSIAYTDTDPVALAKALTKVAKDVPAFKFKAGVVEGRVLSIAEIQQLASLPSKEELISKIMFLLNAPAQRIAAALNALPRNLAVTVSEAVKANKFGS, encoded by the coding sequence ATGAAAAAGCGCAGCGAAAAGCAACAGGACCTGGACAAGCTGAAGACCGAGCTGGCCAAGGTGTCGACGGTGATCCTGACGACGTTTCAGGGCATCACGGTGGAAGACGACACGCGGCTGCGCCGCGCGGTGCAGGCGGCGGGCGGGCGCTACAAGGTGGTGAAGAATACGCTGGCGGAGCGCGCCGGGGTGGGCACTTCCGCGGAGCCGCTGCTCAAGGACCTCAAGGGCACGCATTCCATCGCCTACACGGATACGGATCCGGTGGCGCTGGCGAAGGCGCTGACCAAGGTGGCCAAGGATGTGCCGGCGTTCAAGTTCAAGGCCGGAGTGGTGGAAGGGCGCGTGTTGTCGATCGCGGAGATTCAGCAACTGGCGAGCCTGCCGTCGAAGGAGGAACTGATCAGTAAGATCATGTTCCTGCTGAACGCGCCGGCGCAGCGCATCGCCGCGGCGCTCAACGCTCTGCCGCGCAACCTGGCGGTAACGGTGAGCGAGGCCGTGAAGGCCAACAAGTTTGGGTCCTAA